A single genomic interval of Lathyrus oleraceus cultivar Zhongwan6 chromosome 7, CAAS_Psat_ZW6_1.0, whole genome shotgun sequence harbors:
- the LOC127106618 gene encoding YTH domain-containing protein ECT4 isoform X2: protein MATVANPGDQAVELMQKFTLEAQPKSVEIPEPNKKATGNQYGSVDTGNVSNGQIPSYERSLTPVLPEFMDPAMCYLPNGYPSTAFYYGGYEGAGNFEWDDFSRYMSPDGVDLTSGVYGDNGSLVYHHGYGYAPYTPYSPAGSPVPTMGNDGQLYGPQHYQYPPYFQPLTPTSGPFTPTPAVHPQGEISTSVAADQKPLSVDTANGNSNVVSNGVSAKGRTTASGYQDPRFGFDGARSPVPWLDAPIFSDGQPRPVTSTAISSSISSGNNGTASRNQTYRPNSQYMGLHHPRPMPAMGANPGFMSRMYPNKLYGQYGNAVRSGMGYGAHGYDSRTNGRAWLAVDNKYKTRGRNGGYFGYGNENTDGLNELNRGPRAKGGKNQKVFAPTVLAVKGQNLPTVADEEKEKTSNIPDREQYNKADFPEEYTDAKFFVIKSYSEDDIHKSIKYNVWASTQNGNKKLDAAYQEAQQKPGGCPIFLLFSVNTSGQFVGLAEMVGPVDFNKSLEYWQQDKWNGCFPLKWHIVKDVPNNVLRHITLLNNENKPVTNSRDTQEVLLEPGLKLIKLFKEYSSKTCILDDFGFYEGRQKTILEKKAKQQYPKQVWEGKSTEEKIEVNGEINTQKSEVTSELLKESTTLAVKDIENHTLSENGAVAKTGDAPKGAKPVVLESKIVPNGVANGC from the exons ATGGCCACCGTCGCAAATCCCGGGGATC AAGCAGTTGAATTGATGCAGAAGTTCACATTAGAAGCTCAGCCCAAGTCTGTGGAAATTCCCGAGCCGAACAAGAAG GCGACAGGTAATCAATATGGATCAGTTGATACCGGAAATGTTTCGAATGGTCAGATCCCATCATATGAAAGGTCGCTAACCCCTGTGTTACCGGAATTTATGGATCCCGCCATGTGCTATCTCCCAAATGGCTACCCATCTACTGCATTTTATTATGGCG GATATGAAGGGGCTGGTAATTTTGAGTGGGATGATTTTTCTCGATATATGAGTCCTGATGGAGTTGATTTGACTTCT GGAGTCTACGGGGATAATGGTTCTCTAGTCTATCACCATGGATATGGATATGCGCCCTACACCCCCTACTCTCCTGCTGGTTCTCCAGTTCCAACCATGGGAAATGACGGTCAGTTATATGGGCCTCAACACTATCAGTATCCTCCTTATTTTCAGCCATTGACTCCAACCAGTGGGCCATTCACACCTACTCCTGCTGTTCATCCCCAGGGTGAAATTTCCACCTCTGTAGCTGCTGATCAAAAGCCTCTCTCTGTGGATACTGCAAATGGAAATTCCAATGTTGTTTCAAATGGCGTAAGTGCTAAAG GTCGCACTACTGCTTCTGGTTATCAGGATCCCAGATTTGGTTTTGATGGAGCACGCTCACCTGTCCCATGGCTAGATGCCCCAATATTTTCAGATGGGCAGCCAAGACCTGTAACTAGCACTGCGATCTCATCCTCAATATCAAGTGGCAACAATGGTACTGCTTCAAGGAACCAAACTTACCGCCCCAATTCTCAGTATATG GGCTTGCACCATCCTAGACCAATGCCTGCCATGGGAGCCAACCCTGGCTTCATGAGTCGTATGTATCCAAACAAGTTATATGGTCAGTATGGCAATGCAGTTCGGTCAGGTATGGGTTATGGAGCACATGGGTATGATTCTCGTACAAATGGACGAGCTTGGCTTGCTGTTGACAATAAATATAAAACAAGAGGAAGAAATGGTGGTTACTTTGGGTATGGCAATGAGAACACCGATGGTTTGAATGAACTGAACAGGGGACCTAGGGCCAAGGGTGGCAAGAACCAAAAGGTTTTTGCACCGACTGTTCTTGCTGTGAAAGGGCAGAATTTGCCTACTGTTGCTGATGAAGAGAAAGAGAAGACTTCTAATATTCCAGACCGTGAGCAATACAACAAGGCTGATTTTCCAGAAGAATACACTGATGCAAAATTTTTTGTTATCAAGTCTTATAGTGAGGATGACATTCACAAAAGCATAAAGTATAATGTATGGGCAAGTACACAAAATGGCAATAAGAAGCTTGATGCTGCCTACCAAGAGGCCCAGCAGAAACCTGGTGGCTGCCCTATATTCCTTTTGTTCTCA GTTAATACAAGTGGGCAGTTTGTTGGGCTTGCAGAGATGGTTGGTCctgttgattttaacaaaagtttgGAGTACTGGCAGCAAGACAAATGgaatggttgttttcctttgaagtGGCACATTGTTAAGGATGTTCCTAACAATGTGTTGAGGCACATTACTTTGCTGAACAATGAAAACAAACCTGTTACAAACAGTAGGGATACACAGGAG GTATTGTTGGAGCCTGGTCTGAAGTTGATCAAGCTTTTTAAGGAATACTCTAGCAAGACGTGCATTCTGGATGATTTTGGGTTCTATGAGGGCCGTCAGAAGACTATTTTGGAGAAGAAAGCAAAGCAGCAATACCCAAAGCAG GTTTGGGAAGGGAAGTCAACAGAGGAAAAGATAGAGGTGAACGGGGAAATAAATACTCAAAAATCTGAAGTCACCTCTGAGTTGCTTAAGGAGTCTACCACCTTAGCTGTGAAGGACATTGAAAACCACACACTTTCTGAGAATGGAGCTGTTGCTAAAACTGGAGATGCCCCAAAGGGTGCTAAGCCAGTTGTATTGGAGAGTAAAATTGTACCCAATGGGGTTGCTAATGGTTGCTAA
- the LOC127106618 gene encoding YTH domain-containing protein ECT4 isoform X1, protein MATVANPGDQAVELMQKFTLEAQPKSVEIPEPNKKATGNQYGSVDTGNVSNGQIPSYERSLTPVLPEFMDPAMCYLPNGYPSTAFYYGGYEGAGNFEWDDFSRYMSPDGVDLTSGVYGDNGSLVYHHGYGYAPYTPYSPAGSPVPTMGNDGQLYGPQHYQYPPYFQPLTPTSGPFTPTPAVHPQGEISTSVAADQKPLSVDTANGNSNVVSNGVSAKGRTTASGYQDPRFGFDGARSPVPWLDAPIFSDGQPRPVTSTAISSSISSGNNGTASRNQTYRPNSQYMGLHHPRPMPAMGANPGFMSRMYPNKLYGQYGNAVRSGMGYGAHGYDSRTNGRAWLAVDNKYKTRGRNGGYFGYGNENTDGLNELNRGPRAKGGKNQKVFAPTVLAVKGQNLPTVADEEKEKTSNIPDREQYNKADFPEEYTDAKFFVIKSYSEDDIHKSIKYNVWASTQNGNKKLDAAYQEAQQKPGGCPIFLLFSVNTSGQFVGLAEMVGPVDFNKSLEYWQQDKWNGCFPLKWHIVKDVPNNVLRHITLLNNENKPVTNSRDTQEVLLEPGLKLIKLFKEYSSKTCILDDFGFYEGRQKTILEKKAKQQYPKQASILVWEGKSTEEKIEVNGEINTQKSEVTSELLKESTTLAVKDIENHTLSENGAVAKTGDAPKGAKPVVLESKIVPNGVANGC, encoded by the exons ATGGCCACCGTCGCAAATCCCGGGGATC AAGCAGTTGAATTGATGCAGAAGTTCACATTAGAAGCTCAGCCCAAGTCTGTGGAAATTCCCGAGCCGAACAAGAAG GCGACAGGTAATCAATATGGATCAGTTGATACCGGAAATGTTTCGAATGGTCAGATCCCATCATATGAAAGGTCGCTAACCCCTGTGTTACCGGAATTTATGGATCCCGCCATGTGCTATCTCCCAAATGGCTACCCATCTACTGCATTTTATTATGGCG GATATGAAGGGGCTGGTAATTTTGAGTGGGATGATTTTTCTCGATATATGAGTCCTGATGGAGTTGATTTGACTTCT GGAGTCTACGGGGATAATGGTTCTCTAGTCTATCACCATGGATATGGATATGCGCCCTACACCCCCTACTCTCCTGCTGGTTCTCCAGTTCCAACCATGGGAAATGACGGTCAGTTATATGGGCCTCAACACTATCAGTATCCTCCTTATTTTCAGCCATTGACTCCAACCAGTGGGCCATTCACACCTACTCCTGCTGTTCATCCCCAGGGTGAAATTTCCACCTCTGTAGCTGCTGATCAAAAGCCTCTCTCTGTGGATACTGCAAATGGAAATTCCAATGTTGTTTCAAATGGCGTAAGTGCTAAAG GTCGCACTACTGCTTCTGGTTATCAGGATCCCAGATTTGGTTTTGATGGAGCACGCTCACCTGTCCCATGGCTAGATGCCCCAATATTTTCAGATGGGCAGCCAAGACCTGTAACTAGCACTGCGATCTCATCCTCAATATCAAGTGGCAACAATGGTACTGCTTCAAGGAACCAAACTTACCGCCCCAATTCTCAGTATATG GGCTTGCACCATCCTAGACCAATGCCTGCCATGGGAGCCAACCCTGGCTTCATGAGTCGTATGTATCCAAACAAGTTATATGGTCAGTATGGCAATGCAGTTCGGTCAGGTATGGGTTATGGAGCACATGGGTATGATTCTCGTACAAATGGACGAGCTTGGCTTGCTGTTGACAATAAATATAAAACAAGAGGAAGAAATGGTGGTTACTTTGGGTATGGCAATGAGAACACCGATGGTTTGAATGAACTGAACAGGGGACCTAGGGCCAAGGGTGGCAAGAACCAAAAGGTTTTTGCACCGACTGTTCTTGCTGTGAAAGGGCAGAATTTGCCTACTGTTGCTGATGAAGAGAAAGAGAAGACTTCTAATATTCCAGACCGTGAGCAATACAACAAGGCTGATTTTCCAGAAGAATACACTGATGCAAAATTTTTTGTTATCAAGTCTTATAGTGAGGATGACATTCACAAAAGCATAAAGTATAATGTATGGGCAAGTACACAAAATGGCAATAAGAAGCTTGATGCTGCCTACCAAGAGGCCCAGCAGAAACCTGGTGGCTGCCCTATATTCCTTTTGTTCTCA GTTAATACAAGTGGGCAGTTTGTTGGGCTTGCAGAGATGGTTGGTCctgttgattttaacaaaagtttgGAGTACTGGCAGCAAGACAAATGgaatggttgttttcctttgaagtGGCACATTGTTAAGGATGTTCCTAACAATGTGTTGAGGCACATTACTTTGCTGAACAATGAAAACAAACCTGTTACAAACAGTAGGGATACACAGGAG GTATTGTTGGAGCCTGGTCTGAAGTTGATCAAGCTTTTTAAGGAATACTCTAGCAAGACGTGCATTCTGGATGATTTTGGGTTCTATGAGGGCCGTCAGAAGACTATTTTGGAGAAGAAAGCAAAGCAGCAATACCCAAAGCAGGCAAGTATCTTG GTTTGGGAAGGGAAGTCAACAGAGGAAAAGATAGAGGTGAACGGGGAAATAAATACTCAAAAATCTGAAGTCACCTCTGAGTTGCTTAAGGAGTCTACCACCTTAGCTGTGAAGGACATTGAAAACCACACACTTTCTGAGAATGGAGCTGTTGCTAAAACTGGAGATGCCCCAAAGGGTGCTAAGCCAGTTGTATTGGAGAGTAAAATTGTACCCAATGGGGTTGCTAATGGTTGCTAA